The following coding sequences lie in one Spinacia oleracea cultivar Varoflay chromosome 1, BTI_SOV_V1, whole genome shotgun sequence genomic window:
- the LOC130465421 gene encoding uncharacterized protein, whose translation MDKSNIYIGGVYGDDKAAILDSFSIPAGSFPFRYLGVPLTTKKLVTACSNNPVESSIILVPDIHFDQKGGLNLKDMCIWNKAAVAKLLWAITYKKDKPWCKWVHTYYIKGRDIRNVQWPKSISWSLKKVLGSQKMIDDAEGWSVACKTSSYSIKAMYQRLLGPYEKVRWRRLIWQNKASPKSLFIAWVAIWGRLPTLDRLIRWKVVDSNIFPLSIWSYVLRSLQFTRAVGKNAKVFTGSCRSPHEMLKDIKFRVACRASDSQQQLLLD comes from the exons ATGGATAAAAGCAATATCTATATTGGGGGGGTGTATGGTGATGACAAAGCTGCTATTCTTGATTCTTTCAGCATTCCTGCAGGCTCTTTCCCCTTTAGATATCTTGGTGTCCCCCTCACAACCAAGAAGCTG GTTACAGCTTGTTCAAACAATCCTGTTGAGTCTTCAATCATTTTGGTGCCAGATATTCATTTTGACCAAAAAG GTGGTCTGAACCTCAAAGACATGTGTATTTGGAATAAGGCAGCAGTGGCTAAGCTTCTTTGGGCTATTACTTATAAGAAAGACAAGCCGTGGTGCAAATGGGTGCATACCTATTATATCAAGGGGAGAGATATTAGGAATGTTCAGTGGCCTAAGTCTATTTCTTGGTCACTGAAGAAGGTGTTGGGATCTCAGAAGATGATTGATGATGCTGAGGGGTGGTCTGTTGCGTGCAAAACTAGCTCCTACTCTATCAAAGCTATGTATCAGAGGCTATTGGGGCCATATGAGAAAGTCAGATGGAGAAGGCTTATCTGGCAGAACAAGGCTTCTCCAAAAAGCTTATTCATTGCTTGGGTGGCTATTTGGGGTAGACTTCCTACTCTTGATAGGCTGATAAGGTGGAAAGTGGTGGACAGCAACATTTTCCCTTTGT CCATTTGGTCTTATGTTTTAAGAAGCTTGCAGTTTACCAGAGCAGTGGGGAA GAATGCTAAGGTGTTCACTGGTTCTTGCAGAAGCCCTCATGAAATGTTGAAGGATATCAAGTTTAGAGTAGCTTGTAGGGCTAGTGATAGCCAGCAGCAGTTGCTGCTTGATTAG
- the LOC130465420 gene encoding uncharacterized protein — protein sequence MQGVIGQVVSDSQSGFIPDRLISDNILLATELIKGYTRAHLSPRCMLKIDLNKAYDSIECSFLYSVMIELGFPKTFADWVFTCISTISYSILINGKPSVPFRENKHLQQLKHQPDFNFHPKCEKLSLTHMLFADDLLMFCRADSMSIAYLLDAFNKFSLA from the exons ATGCAAGGTGTTATTGGTCAAGTGGTGAGTGACAGTCAATCTGGGTTCATCCCTGATAGGCTAATTTCTGACAACATCTTACTTGCTACTGAGCTCATCAAAGGCTATACCAGAGCACATCTGTCTCCTAGATGCATGCTTAAAATAGATTTAAATAAAGCTTATGACTCCATTGAATGCAGTTTCCTATACAGTGTCATGATTGAGTTGGGTTTTCCTAAAACCTTTGCTGATTGGGTGTTCACCTGTATATCAACTATTTCTTACAGCATTTTGATCAATGGAAAGCCAAGTGTCCCTTTTAGAGAAAATAA GCACTTGCAGCAACTGAAACATCAGCCTGATTTTAACTTCCATCCAAAGTGTGAGAAGTTGTCTTTGACTCATATGTTGTTTGCAGATGATTTGCTCATGTTCTGCAGAGCTGACTCTATGTCTATTGCCTATCTACTAGATGCTTTTAACAAGTTTTCTCTTGCCTGA